From the genome of Thermoplasmata archaeon, one region includes:
- a CDS encoding M20/M25/M40 family metallo-hydrolase → MQRPAPDEVYRALESRFPQALESTRALLRQPSVSATGEGVQDCAETVRAMMAEIGCKTQMWSRGGHPLVIGELDVGAPVTLVEYEMYDVQPVGDLKAWTSPPFAAEIRQVPEVGEAIIARGATNSKGALSNHLFTWKTIRDVDEMPVNLKILAEGEEEISSANFIEFIRTHRRELRADGAFANDYSEDLRGVPTIYLGVKGCLYLTIWSRGNPQAGGPMDSEIHSSNAVWIGSPVWRLLQALNTLVDRDQRPVIDGIWDDVVPPTKRDIAMIKALAKRFDPNAWLKEERTAKFKYDRPKDKLLRTYLFEPTVNICGIYSGYIDHGGTKTVLPHEAYAKIDIRLVKDMTVDGTLRKLGAHLKKRGFGDLRIEVHGPYGPAKTDPDSWIVKAAIEAVESHEKDPEIWPSSGGTMPAFAFDEYLKLPWVSTGLGHGSRAHAPNEYASIEGMKRFMAGEASLVYAAARRRSKRAR, encoded by the coding sequence ATGCAGCGACCCGCTCCGGACGAAGTCTACCGCGCCTTGGAGTCGCGCTTTCCGCAAGCGCTCGAATCCACGCGGGCCTTGCTTCGCCAACCGTCCGTCAGTGCGACGGGCGAGGGCGTCCAGGATTGCGCCGAGACGGTCCGCGCGATGATGGCGGAAATCGGGTGCAAGACCCAGATGTGGTCGAGAGGCGGCCATCCGCTCGTGATCGGCGAGCTCGATGTCGGCGCCCCGGTGACGCTCGTCGAGTACGAGATGTACGACGTCCAGCCGGTCGGCGATCTGAAGGCTTGGACATCACCGCCGTTCGCGGCGGAGATCCGGCAGGTCCCCGAGGTCGGCGAGGCGATCATCGCCCGAGGCGCCACGAACTCGAAGGGGGCCCTGTCGAATCACCTCTTCACGTGGAAGACGATCCGCGACGTCGACGAGATGCCCGTGAACCTGAAGATCCTCGCCGAGGGCGAAGAGGAGATCAGCAGCGCGAACTTCATCGAGTTCATCCGGACGCACCGACGCGAGCTCCGAGCGGACGGCGCATTCGCGAACGACTACTCGGAAGACCTGCGCGGCGTGCCGACGATCTACCTGGGCGTGAAGGGCTGTCTCTACCTCACGATCTGGTCCCGCGGCAACCCCCAAGCCGGGGGCCCGATGGACAGCGAGATCCACAGTTCGAATGCGGTGTGGATCGGGTCTCCCGTCTGGCGGCTCCTGCAGGCTTTGAACACGCTCGTCGACCGGGACCAGCGGCCGGTGATCGACGGCATCTGGGACGACGTCGTGCCGCCGACGAAGAGGGACATCGCGATGATCAAGGCGCTCGCGAAGCGGTTTGATCCGAACGCGTGGCTGAAAGAGGAACGAACGGCGAAGTTCAAGTACGACCGGCCGAAGGACAAGCTCCTTCGGACCTACCTGTTCGAGCCGACCGTCAACATCTGTGGCATCTACTCCGGGTACATCGACCACGGCGGCACGAAGACGGTCCTGCCGCACGAGGCGTACGCGAAGATCGACATCCGGCTCGTGAAGGACATGACGGTCGATGGCACCCTCCGGAAGCTGGGGGCCCACCTGAAGAAACGGGGTTTCGGAGACCTCCGGATCGAGGTGCACGGGCCGTACGGCCCCGCGAAGACCGATCCGGACTCGTGGATCGTGAAGGCGGCGATCGAGGCGGTCGAGTCGCACGAGAAGGATCCGGAGATCTGGCCGTCGAGCGGGGGCACGATGCCCGCGTTCGCGTTCGACGAGTACCTGAAGCTGCCGTGGGTCTCGACGGGCCTCGGACACGGATCCCGAGCCCACGCGCCGAACGAATACGCGTCGATCGAGGGGATGAAACGGTTCATGGCGGGCGAGGCGTCGCTCGTCTACGCGGCGGCGCGTCGGCGGTCGAAACGGGCCCGCTGA